In the Bacteroidota bacterium genome, one interval contains:
- a CDS encoding DUF2892 domain-containing protein: protein MKKNMGSADRIIRVLVAAIIAVLFYTNVISGTLGIVLLIIAGVFVLTSLLKFCPLYSIFGIKTCPTKQKV, encoded by the coding sequence ATGAAAAAAAACATGGGAAGTGCTGATAGAATAATCAGAGTGCTTGTTGCGGCAATTATTGCAGTTTTATTTTACACAAATGTTATATCCGGTACATTGGGAATTGTACTGCTTATAATCGCAGGAGTATTTGTATTAACAAGCCTGCTTAAGTTTTGTCCTCTATATAGCATATTTGGTATAAAAACATGCCCGACTAAACAAAAAGTTTGA